The genomic interval GACGATCATCATCTACTTATTTATTCATGCTTAAGATGGTgcaattttatgtttttcttttcttttcattccaAGCAAATTAGAGcaactttattttctatttccGCTCCCAGATCCTGAGCCATAACCATGACCTTCACCATAACCATAACCTTTACCGGAACCACTTCCTCTCCCAGAACCCTCGCCATAACCTTCACCATGTCTAGAACCAGAGCCTGAATCTTGATTGCCTCCTGATCCTGATCTTGATCCGGCCCTTGACCCAGCGTAAGATCCAGCATATGAGCCTGCTTCAGACCCAGCGCCAGAGGAGCCTGACCCAGAACCTGATCCCGAGGCAGAGGCTGAACCTGACCCTGAGCTAGACCCAGAACCAGAGCCTGCACCCGAGCCTGCACCACTTCCACCTCCAAGTCCAATGCCTAGCCCTGCACCAAGACCAATTCCAATGCCACCAAGGTCCAAGCCCAGGTTCTTTCTTGCCACTCGGCTTTCAGACACCATTGCAGAGGCTGAAATGAGTAAAGCAACAAGAGCAAAGCACTTCAAACTGCCCATGATTTGAGGCCAACTTGCCAAAAGAGCCAACAGTATATCAATCGAGGTTTGGAACACTGGGAAAAAATAGTGTACTCTAAAATTTAGCTATTTGTGCTAATGTGTTTAATTAGTGTGAGGGGGAGGTTGAGAAGCAGGGCTATTTATAGTGATAGATAGCGAGGTTGGTGGAGCATGTGAAGTGGTGAGCGAGTAGACTGCAGCAGCACAGGTGTGTCTTGCTTTATTATCAGGGATTGTGATGAATTTGGGGCATTTTACTTAAATCTGGTTAAAAAATTGAAGCTGGTGGATGCAAATGCATGCTGGGGTATGTGGGTTGAAATGAGTATGAGGTAGGTTAGAGAACAGTACTgatatgataaattttatatgtCACGTGGGTAGCTAGGTGGAATATTGGGTGGACACAATAATTTTAGGATGGTGCCGACCCATTTACATTTTATTCCCCACTCACTCGTCATAGTGGAGTCTACGTACAGGTGGCTCACAAACACAAGATAAAGTTCTGATCATTTCTTTCGGGGATCGAAAACATTATGACTTCTATGTTGCGTAAACCTGTTGGAGATGCAAGACAGTCGATGcaatatattattaagaatgGCCgtgcatgcagctagctagctagaaaatTTTACAGCAGCTAGCTCCAGTTCTTTCTTTCGACAGACATCTCGAAACTGCATGCATGCTCCCTCCACGCACGGCCTTTTAttacttgttttttctttttcctttttggttttcgGATAACTATCATGCAAGTAGAGTTTGAAGGAGCGTTCTCATCTTAATTTCAAACAGCTAGCTAGCgcatagaaaataatatatatatatatatatatggctgtttaattaccaaaatattttgatgtttcGGTTGTTGGTTGGTTCTAATGTAAATGTAATGTTtatagaggaggaggaggatatCATATGATATGAGTCCAGTCCTAACACATCCATTTGGAGGCGTGCTCTTTCACAGCTCCAACATATGATCAGTCTGATCCTGAGTTGTTTCTGTGTCACAATTGTCTGCCATTAAAACCGCTCTTGATGGACTCCCAATCTCATATTATTATGGGAGTTTTTCTATAGACAACCGGCAGTTGCCACCGTAGGGGAATCGGCACTTGCCACGttagtaaatatattaaaaaaataaaaaacaaaagaaaataaagggcAAGAAAGAGGTCTCGGATCTAGAAGATGAAGTATTGGCCACACCCAGCATCATTTTGCAGCTTTGTTTGCcatttcttgaatttctttgCCAACTCTTACTAGTACGATAACGTGGGCTTTCTTTGTCTTTCTACTCGATCTCTTTCTTTGACCCTATCACTCCCAAGTTGGCTTGGGTTTTCGTTTGATATGTACTAGTTAATTACAGAGATAGGGTGCTGAGTTTTGACCATTTCTTGTTGCTCTATCTGAAAGTTCATTTGAATGCTGGTGTCCAGAAATTAACCGCGGCCTCGTAAGTGACAAGAAATGGGGGGAAACGTCGTATTTTTGCCGCCCAAACCCATTTCTGCAGAGCATTTTGAGTGAAAGGAAGAAGACCACGTGATTGAGAAATGCCAAATCCCATTTCGACTGCAGAGCATTTAGATTGAAAGAAAGAAGCTTacccttctcctcctcctccttcctcttccaATCCCATGTGGTACCTCAACCACTTGTGCTTCAACGAGGAACCCACTTGATGCGAAAAGGCCATgaatttttctagatttttattcctctttttttcttctatttgctaattctttctctaatttttgaATATAAGCTGTTGTCCGCTTTATGGGTTCTGGAGAACGAAAGGGCTCTGAAATGATTGGAAGAAATGGTGGGAATCGTTCATGTGGGGGAAGATGAAAGAATGGAAGTCTGAAATGAGGGGAAACGACTTCGTTTGGGCAAAAAAGAAAGTGGTGTCGTTTTCAATTCTGCCATGTGGGATGCGGCTTTTCCATGATTGTGATTCCCCTAGGCGGTTACGAGTAGCTTCTCTCTTATTATGGACACAAACGCTAAACCTTATGGGCCTGTTTTCAACCCTAGTATTGCTGGTGGGCTACcgttatatatattaaaagatgggctgcttttctttctttaagtCCCAAAACGGCTGTCAATTTCGTCGTTTAACTACAGCCAGAAAAATCCCCATCTCCGTACCAGACCAGACGTCGGCAGCTATTTCCTCCGGTTTCTGCAGACTCTCTCAATCTGATCACCGCCAACGTCTCCATTTATTATCCCATTCCCCAAACCAAATACGACCGCTTGTTCGTATTCTATTTACTCGATTACCCCCTGCCCAGCACTGCACCTTGTACgtatctctctttctttcgaCTCTAATTCTTGTTTTGGCTCGTTTTCTTCTTgtgatctttcttttttttttttcccttttgtttctcttcattttattttcctttgattttGGGTTTGGATTTCGTTATCGTATTGCCTCTTCTTGATTATCTTTATCTGATATCACCCATGTTATCTGATCAgtcaatttgattttggctcGCATTTGCATAAAGATGCGTGCTTGGGAAGCTATTAAGCTCACCAAGTATTGGCATCATCGTGTTAATTTAGTGTATAATCTTCGTGAAATATGCCAATTACCCATAAGCTCATTTCAATCATTTCCTGTCCGATATAGAAGTTTTGGGTGTTCAGACTTCAGAGTCATCAGCTCCTATACTTCTTTGtaatcaactctctctctctctctctctctcttgggaTTTGATATGTAGGTTTACTCCCGTTACAGGATTTGTCTGTAAATTTCTCTGGCCGCACGTATTATCTTCCTGCTGCCCTCTTTTTGTGATAAAATCGTATGATTGGGAATGCCAGGCATTATTGTACTCCGTGCTCTGCACAGCAAGTAAGAGATTGTTGGGAAGTGGCGTTCTTGGATAATATCGACCTGCTCTTCTTGAGATTTAATCATTACTGGCTGATGGCAAAACTTTTCCCTACTTGGGAAATACTCTACCTCTTCCTAAAGTTCAGTGCTTTAAGTATTTAGAAATATGAGTAGAATCCACTTACTGTTCGGGTAGAGCATCTGTCCAGGAGACAGCTTCTGTTTGACAATAAggcggaaaaaaaaaagaaaggagagagagtgtgcataTGATTTCATTTTTACAATCGAAGAAAATTCAGCTGAAAGGATAGAAGGAAAGTGATATTAATTCAGATaatttggaaattttattttactttgagtGTTTCAATCCCGTTGTGGAGTGACTTTTACATTACAAACAAACAGAAGTCAGCTCTACGGCTTTAGAAAGAGCATGGCTGCTGCCCACTTGTTGTGAGTAAACCAAGTTGTTTACGTAGATATGGATGGACCTCTATACTCTTGGCTGGGATCATGTTCAGCTTGAATGTGAAGCACGATGCACATATTGCTAACTTGTTACTGTTAGTAAAAGTGATGGTGCAAGTGAATAATATGTGCCCatttagaaggaaaaataataataatacgtGCCCCCCAATTGGGAAGAAGTTGGCAATGGTAGTTTATGGGGGGTTTATAGCAAAATATCAGGGCAATATAATtagttatgcatttttttatacaGTTACTATAATAGCAATAAATTTAAGTATTTAACAGCAGCAATGACTCCAGCAAGGTCATAAACTGTCTTACAACTTTCCAGTCATCGGCGTCTAAAGGAAGATGTCTTTTTTGACTTTCATCCAATAGGAGCAAAACTATTCCTTTCGGATGACATCAGCAATTAAAATTTTCAGGTGGTTATCTAATGGAATGGAGCATATTTCATGTGGGTGATTTTGAGGCTTTTTAAGTCAAATGCATCAATTAGAAGGGAAAATAAGTTGGCCAATCATATTAGAAGCTTTTATCTCCAGTTCGCTAATGATTTGCTGATAATGCAAATATTCAAGGATGCTCATAgttttttaacatatatatatatatatatgtatatatttataactccATCTAGTTAATCTGTTTGGAAATATTGCTATTGCATTGTGAtctttgtaatattttcttatgttgCTGATTTGTGTGGGTAATCCTGTTAGTTAGTGTTGTGGGCTGTCTGGTTCTCTCTCCTAAGTTTTAAGGAGGGCCTGAATTTTAGCTTGATCACTTGTTTTATAGGTTTGATCACTTGTCTCGATAAAAATGCAGATAGCTGCACCTCAGGACTCTGATTGTGTAAATCATAGTTGATATTTGCCCTGGTCTGAGTGGGTCTTCTTACAGATGGCTGCAAGAGGACAAATTCCACCAGCTTTTGAAAGACATCCTGTCCAGGCTTCAGGAATGATCCGGCATGGTCCATTTCCTGGATTGTTTACTGCTTCTGGGCAGCGCCTATTGGAGCCACGCCCTCCTGAACTGTTGGAGAATAAAATTGCTGTTCAGGCAGCTGAAATAGAAAGACTTGCGGGGGAGAATCGTAGGTTGGCAGCCACTCATCTGACTTTGGAGCAGGAGCTTGTTGTTGCTCAGCGGGAAGTGCATAGAATCAGTGACCACATAAGAAGCATCCAGAGGGAACATGATATACAGAACAGAATTTTGCAGgataagatgagaaaaatgcaAGAAGATATTAAAGCTGGTGAGAGTGTGAAGAGGGACCTACAAAAGGCCCACATGGAGGCTCAGAACTTGGTAGCTGCTGGACAAGAGCTGACTGCCCATGTTCAGAAGGCCGCTCAGGAATTGCAGAAAGCCGAGATAGATGTAAAGCATATACCAGATTTTCATTCTGAACTTGACAGTTTGAGGCAAGAACACCAAAGGCTGCGGTGAGTCATGCTCTAAGTATCTTTCATGGATGTTTCCTGAAAAGACCTTACTCGTGCATGTAAAGCAAAGAAGTCCTTACTAAATGTAATTTAACAATATTCTAACAAGGTGTCAACTCGCTAATAATTGAATTGCAATAATGCGGCCTTGTACTTAATATTTGGATTATCAGAATCCAATGATTCCAGTCATATCTTGAAGATATCCCTGATTGCTTGTGCCCTTCGGAATAAAAATGTGGAATGAAATCATTGTTTCGTAAGCCTCTCAACTCAAGTTATATTTCTCTGCACAGACCCTTTAGTCATGTTATGTGGATTGATGGAAGGGTAATGAAGCTTatagacaaaaatattttagataccGAAGAATCTTCTCCaccttatttttcattttgaatctACATAGTGTTTTAACATGGACTGATAATTCTGAAAATCTGTTGTTTGGGTGAACAGTACCACATTTGAGTATGAAAAAGGAATTAACATAGAGCAAGTGGAGCAACTGCAAGCAATGGAGAAGAATCTAATTGGAATGGCAAGAGAATTGGAAAACTTGCGTGCCGAGGTCTTGAATGCTGAGAATAGAGCACTTGGTAACTTTTCTTGCCTGTATATATGATGGTCTCAGTAGCAGATAGTTTATTTAGATGTTTGTTTCTAACGCCTGTGTTGAAATTGCATGAATAGCTCCAAACCTATGTGGTGGTAGTTATATGAATCCAGATTCGTCATACCCACC from Juglans microcarpa x Juglans regia isolate MS1-56 chromosome 4S, Jm3101_v1.0, whole genome shotgun sequence carries:
- the LOC121263269 gene encoding cell wall protein IFF6-like; the encoded protein is MGSLKCFALVALLISASAMVSESRVARKNLGLDLGGIGIGLGAGLGIGLGGGSGAGSGAGSGSGSSSGSGSASASGSGSGSGSSGAGSEAGSYAGSYAGSRAGSRSGSGGNQDSGSGSRHGEGYGEGSGRGSGSGKGYGYGEGHGYGSGSGSGNRK
- the LOC121263425 gene encoding protein FLX-like 4 isoform X1 gives rise to the protein MIGNARHYCTPCSAQQMAARGQIPPAFERHPVQASGMIRHGPFPGLFTASGQRLLEPRPPELLENKIAVQAAEIERLAGENRRLAATHLTLEQELVVAQREVHRISDHIRSIQREHDIQNRILQDKMRKMQEDIKAGESVKRDLQKAHMEAQNLVAAGQELTAHVQKAAQELQKAEIDVKHIPDFHSELDSLRQEHQRLRTTFEYEKGINIEQVEQLQAMEKNLIGMARELENLRAEVLNAENRALAPNLCGGSYMNPDSSYPPPIRSAGAYVDSFGRPLVQMDVGPAGDGMIPYSTGNGAAVGASVPSAGSASVPGGAYDPSLAQR
- the LOC121263425 gene encoding protein FLX-like 4 isoform X2; the protein is MAARGQIPPAFERHPVQASGMIRHGPFPGLFTASGQRLLEPRPPELLENKIAVQAAEIERLAGENRRLAATHLTLEQELVVAQREVHRISDHIRSIQREHDIQNRILQDKMRKMQEDIKAGESVKRDLQKAHMEAQNLVAAGQELTAHVQKAAQELQKAEIDVKHIPDFHSELDSLRQEHQRLRTTFEYEKGINIEQVEQLQAMEKNLIGMARELENLRAEVLNAENRALAPNLCGGSYMNPDSSYPPPIRSAGAYVDSFGRPLVQMDVGPAGDGMIPYSTGNGAAVGASVPSAGSASVPGGAYDPSLAQR